One segment of Streptomyces sp. NA02950 DNA contains the following:
- a CDS encoding SulP family inorganic anion transporter: protein MAQGAGRRFSSWRRLVPGLDALLGYRCSWLRGDLLAGVTVAAYLVPQVMAYAGVAGLSPVAGLWAILPALALYALFGSSRLLSVGPESTTALLTATVVGPLADGDAGRYASLAAALAVTVGLLCLVARAVRLGFLADLLSRPVLVGYLAGVGLIMMVDQLPRLTGVRTTESEFFPQLWSYVRHPTAVDAATVVFSAVALVFLLTVKRYLQALPGPLLAVIIGTAAVTAFDLDHRHGITVIGEVPSGLPSLALPDLGELPHLVLPALGVLIVAYTDFILTARAFTGRTEDEPGLDANQEFLALGAANLSAGAVHGFPVSSSASRTALATSTGARSQGHSLVAATAVLAVLLFLSPLLSRTPTAVLGALVVFAAIRMIDLAGFRRLASFRRRELLLAVGCLAGVLALDILYGVIVAVGLSVAELLTRVARPHDAVEGLVPGLAGMHDIDDYPKARTIPGLLVYRYDSPLFFANAENFRHRALAAVDEQTVPVRWFVLNAEANVEVDITALDAVDELRRELGHRGIVFALARVKQDLLDDLKAYGLADSVGTNLVFPTLPTAVAAYREWCEER from the coding sequence ATGGCTCAGGGTGCGGGCAGACGGTTTTCGTCGTGGCGCCGGCTGGTACCCGGTCTCGACGCCCTGCTCGGTTACCGGTGCTCGTGGCTGAGGGGCGACCTGCTGGCCGGCGTGACGGTTGCGGCGTACCTCGTGCCGCAGGTGATGGCGTACGCGGGCGTGGCCGGGCTGTCACCAGTCGCCGGGCTGTGGGCGATCCTGCCCGCCCTCGCCCTGTACGCGCTGTTCGGGTCCTCCCGGCTCTTGTCGGTGGGGCCCGAGTCGACGACCGCTCTGCTGACGGCCACCGTGGTGGGCCCGCTCGCCGACGGGGACGCGGGGCGCTACGCGTCGCTGGCCGCGGCCCTCGCGGTTACGGTCGGCCTGCTGTGCCTGGTCGCGCGGGCGGTGCGACTGGGCTTCCTTGCGGACCTGCTCTCCCGCCCTGTTCTGGTCGGCTATCTGGCGGGGGTGGGCCTGATCATGATGGTGGACCAACTGCCCCGGCTCACCGGAGTGCGGACAACGGAGTCGGAGTTCTTCCCCCAACTGTGGTCCTATGTCCGTCATCCCACGGCCGTCGATGCGGCCACGGTCGTCTTCTCCGCCGTCGCGCTGGTGTTCCTGTTAACGGTGAAGCGGTACCTGCAGGCGCTACCGGGACCACTGCTCGCGGTGATCATCGGCACGGCAGCCGTCACCGCCTTCGACCTCGACCACCGGCACGGCATCACAGTGATCGGTGAGGTGCCCTCGGGGCTGCCATCGCTCGCCCTGCCCGACCTGGGCGAGCTGCCACACCTCGTACTGCCCGCACTGGGCGTCCTGATTGTCGCTTACACCGACTTCATCCTGACCGCCCGCGCCTTCACCGGCCGCACCGAGGACGAGCCCGGGCTCGACGCCAACCAGGAGTTCCTGGCGCTGGGCGCGGCCAACCTCAGCGCCGGCGCCGTGCATGGCTTCCCGGTCAGCAGCAGCGCCAGCCGCACCGCGCTGGCCACCTCGACGGGCGCCCGCAGCCAGGGCCACTCGCTGGTGGCCGCAACTGCGGTCCTCGCCGTCCTGCTGTTCCTGAGCCCCTTGCTGAGCCGGACGCCTACGGCGGTGCTGGGTGCGCTCGTCGTCTTCGCGGCCATCCGCATGATCGACCTGGCCGGGTTCCGCCGCCTGGCCTCCTTCCGCCGCCGCGAACTCCTGCTCGCCGTCGGCTGCCTGGCCGGCGTGCTCGCTCTGGACATCCTGTACGGGGTGATCGTGGCGGTCGGCCTGTCGGTGGCCGAACTGCTCACGCGGGTGGCTCGACCGCACGACGCGGTCGAGGGGCTGGTGCCCGGGTTGGCGGGCATGCACGACATCGACGACTACCCGAAGGCACGCACGATCCCGGGCCTGCTGGTCTACCGCTACGACTCTCCCCTGTTCTTCGCCAACGCGGAGAACTTCCGGCACCGGGCCCTGGCCGCTGTCGACGAACAGACCGTGCCCGTCCGTTGGTTCGTTTTGAACGCCGAGGCGAACGTCGAGGTCGACATCACGGCCCTCGACGCGGTTGACGAGTTGCGCCGCGAACTCGGCCACCGCGGCATTGTGTTCGCCCTCGCCCGGGTCAAGCAGGACCTCCTGGACGACCTGAAGGCGTACGGCCTGGCGGACTCCGTGGGCACGAACCTCGTCTTCCCCACGCTGCCCACCGCGGTGGCCGCCTACCGCGAGTGGTGTGAGGAGCGGTAG
- a CDS encoding helix-turn-helix domain-containing protein: MDSIQFGRRVNYWRTRRRISRADFAALMGKSLRWVEELEGGRRQADPNWSVMVLAARHLGITVDRLMSEVIDTECAGESDIEAVRRVLQRHDVITGSFDRSSTEPHPVQALRRSLAYARTGFQAGHFAQLGSELPKLLVDAARAAHHHRGDDRLGAYEVLSLCLELTEAAAIKWGDSQLAVVAGHRAVTAAEQSENPVTMASAARHLGDAMTNHGEAAAAATVVLAAARRLEEDLLHCGPDGYSVLGMLYLKAAMAAAAAAEADDRAPARFARRVPDYLDEADEHAARLGGDENRLWTSFGPTNVSLYRVASHVYLSEGADAVAVAAGIPADAFNELPRERRAHLLTDRAIGEKQAGLREKAVDTLLEADELAPEEVRCRPRTRWLVEDLRVLGVRSAEGRLRMLADRCGLPR; this comes from the coding sequence ATGGACTCCATCCAGTTCGGGCGCCGGGTGAACTACTGGCGCACCCGCCGGCGCATCTCGCGCGCCGACTTCGCCGCTTTGATGGGGAAGAGCCTGCGCTGGGTTGAGGAGCTGGAAGGCGGGCGCCGCCAAGCCGACCCGAACTGGTCCGTGATGGTGTTGGCCGCCCGGCACCTGGGCATCACAGTCGACCGGCTCATGTCCGAGGTAATCGACACCGAGTGCGCCGGGGAGAGCGACATCGAGGCCGTACGCCGTGTGCTGCAGCGCCACGACGTCATCACCGGTTCGTTCGACCGCTCCTCCACCGAACCGCATCCGGTGCAGGCCCTGCGCCGGTCCCTGGCGTACGCGCGCACCGGATTCCAGGCCGGCCACTTCGCCCAGCTGGGCAGCGAGCTTCCCAAGCTCCTGGTCGACGCGGCGCGGGCCGCGCACCACCACCGTGGTGACGACCGGCTCGGTGCGTACGAGGTCCTGTCCTTATGCCTGGAGCTGACCGAGGCCGCAGCCATCAAGTGGGGTGACAGCCAGCTGGCGGTAGTTGCCGGGCACCGCGCGGTCACCGCGGCCGAACAGTCGGAAAACCCGGTCACCATGGCGTCCGCCGCGAGACACCTGGGCGACGCGATGACCAATCACGGCGAGGCGGCAGCCGCTGCGACCGTCGTTCTCGCCGCCGCCCGGCGCCTCGAGGAGGACCTGTTGCACTGCGGTCCGGACGGGTACAGCGTGCTGGGGATGCTGTACTTGAAGGCCGCGATGGCCGCCGCCGCAGCAGCCGAGGCCGACGACCGCGCTCCGGCCCGGTTCGCCCGCCGAGTGCCGGACTACCTCGACGAGGCTGACGAGCACGCCGCGCGGCTCGGCGGCGACGAGAACCGGCTGTGGACCAGCTTCGGCCCGACGAACGTCTCGTTGTACCGCGTTGCCTCGCACGTCTACCTCTCGGAAGGAGCGGACGCCGTGGCGGTCGCGGCGGGCATCCCCGCCGACGCCTTCAACGAACTGCCCCGGGAACGCCGGGCGCACCTGCTGACCGACCGCGCTATCGGTGAAAAGCAGGCCGGGTTGCGGGAGAAGGCTGTGGACACGCTCTTGGAAGCGGACGAGCTGGCCCCTGAGGAGGTGCGCTGCCGGCCACGCACCCGGTGGCTCGTGGAGGACCTGCGCGTCCTGGGCGTGCGCAGTGCCGAGGGCCGCTTGCGCATGCTGGCTGATCGCTGTGGACTGCCCCGGTGA
- a CDS encoding ANTAR domain-containing protein, with protein MRPPQRRVSRRAKGVPTGWSACDDTSERTERLEEENAQLRYAIKSRPVIDLARGALMAGFGCTAREAWEILVEVSQNSNVKLRAVAEQVMAAVSGQESLPPALESHLQTAVRRRRLSGEHEPGADG; from the coding sequence ATGCGACCTCCCCAGCGCAGAGTTTCCCGACGTGCTAAAGGTGTGCCGACCGGCTGGTCCGCATGTGATGACACCTCTGAGCGGACGGAGCGGCTGGAGGAGGAAAACGCGCAGCTCAGGTATGCGATCAAGAGCCGCCCGGTGATCGATTTGGCCCGAGGGGCGCTGATGGCCGGCTTCGGCTGCACTGCCAGGGAGGCGTGGGAGATCCTGGTGGAGGTGTCCCAGAACAGCAACGTCAAGCTGCGGGCGGTGGCCGAGCAGGTGATGGCGGCGGTGAGCGGGCAAGAGTCGCTGCCGCCCGCTCTGGAGAGCCATCTGCAGACGGCCGTGAGGAGACGGCGGCTGTCGGGTGAGCATGAGCCCGGGGCCGACGGGTAG
- a CDS encoding universal stress protein, translated as MPRTITVGLDGSPESRAAAEWAAREATLRGLPVKLVQVWEPVPEPMAQAPLLGAETHQHWTDRVPRESAEGLRLRHPGAEVTTEQLTGRPAEALVNAAKDAEMLVLGSRGLGGIGGFLVGSVGLAVVAHTERPVVLVRAGEQAVDEHEMDPAGIPSAATAFRPVVLGLDIVSPNETLVGFAFEAAARRSVPLRVVHAWNPPPSYAYGMALEPAVGREMAKSDAVVLSEVLRPWRRKYPDVEVVQQSDYGSPSLLLIDASREASLVVVGRRVRRSALGAHIGTVTHAVLHHSTAPVAVVAHD; from the coding sequence ATGCCCCGCACCATCACCGTGGGTCTCGACGGCTCGCCGGAAAGCCGCGCCGCCGCGGAATGGGCGGCCCGCGAGGCGACGCTGCGCGGACTGCCGGTGAAGCTCGTCCAGGTCTGGGAGCCGGTCCCGGAGCCCATGGCCCAGGCCCCGCTCCTTGGTGCCGAGACGCACCAGCACTGGACCGACAGGGTCCCCCGCGAGTCCGCAGAGGGCCTGCGGCTGCGCCACCCCGGCGCTGAGGTGACCACCGAGCAGCTCACCGGACGGCCCGCCGAAGCCCTGGTCAACGCGGCCAAGGACGCCGAAATGCTGGTCCTCGGCTCCCGCGGTCTGGGCGGGATCGGCGGCTTCCTGGTCGGCTCGGTCGGTCTCGCGGTCGTGGCGCACACCGAGCGGCCCGTCGTCCTGGTCCGCGCCGGCGAGCAGGCCGTGGACGAGCACGAGATGGACCCGGCAGGCATCCCCTCAGCGGCCACGGCGTTCCGTCCCGTCGTCCTCGGGCTCGACATCGTCAGCCCCAACGAGACGCTGGTCGGGTTCGCCTTCGAGGCCGCTGCGCGCCGCTCGGTGCCGCTGCGGGTCGTGCACGCCTGGAACCCGCCGCCCTCCTACGCCTATGGCATGGCTCTGGAGCCCGCGGTCGGGCGGGAGATGGCGAAGAGCGACGCCGTAGTCCTGAGCGAGGTGCTGCGCCCCTGGCGGCGGAAGTACCCAGACGTCGAGGTCGTCCAGCAGTCGGACTACGGCAGCCCCTCGCTCCTCCTGATCGACGCCTCCCGCGAGGCCTCCCTGGTCGTCGTCGGCCGCCGCGTCCGCCGCTCCGCCCTGGGTGCCCACATCGGCACCGTCACCCACGCCGTCCTGCACCACTCCACCGCCCCCGTCGCCGTCGTCGCCCACGACTGA
- a CDS encoding flavoprotein produces MTKTLYLIACAAPPARRLHIPIRAAQATGWDVCAILTPSAYRWASEDAEGEIEALQKLTGHPVRWQYKLPSQDDVLPPPDALLVAPLTSNTLAKWATAVSDTLALGLITEGIGLGLPIVALPHFNDAQAAHPAVARHVQVLRDAGVTVLLGEGGFVPHKPRHGDLDAYPWQAAIDALPA; encoded by the coding sequence GTGACCAAGACCCTGTATCTGATCGCCTGTGCTGCTCCTCCTGCCCGGCGCCTCCACATCCCCATCCGTGCCGCCCAGGCGACCGGTTGGGACGTGTGCGCGATCCTGACGCCGTCCGCCTACCGGTGGGCGAGCGAGGACGCCGAGGGCGAGATCGAGGCCCTGCAGAAACTGACTGGGCACCCCGTCCGCTGGCAATACAAGCTCCCTTCGCAGGACGACGTGCTGCCGCCCCCGGACGCGCTCCTCGTCGCCCCGCTGACCAGCAACACGCTTGCGAAGTGGGCAACTGCCGTGAGCGACACGTTGGCCCTCGGCCTCATCACCGAGGGCATCGGCCTCGGCTTGCCGATCGTCGCCTTGCCTCACTTCAACGACGCGCAAGCCGCGCACCCGGCCGTCGCCAGGCACGTCCAGGTCCTGCGCGATGCGGGCGTGACCGTGCTGCTCGGCGAGGGAGGATTCGTGCCGCACAAGCCGCGCCACGGCGACCTCGACGCCTACCCGTGGCAGGCCGCCATCGACGCCCTGCCCGCCTGA
- the argF gene encoding ornithine carbamoyltransferase — protein sequence MTIDLRGRSYLSEPDFTAAEIHHLLDLAHGLKGARRAGTEQPQLTGKHIALIFEKTSTRTRCAFEAAAADQGARTTYLGPGDTHLGHKESAADTARVLGRMFDAIEYRGSVQSIVTELAAHAGVPVYNGLTDTAHPTQSLCDMLTMREYSAKPLTDVSYCYLGDARNNMGNSLLSMGALLGMDARIAAPRTLWPDSALVAACHDMADRSGARITLTDDVETAVRGADFLHTDVWVSMGEPAGTWRERIELLLPYQVNDKTLALTGNPDVKFMHCLPSLHDHRTRLGQELFEAHGLKGLEVTDEVFSSPASIVFDQAENRLHTIKAVLVATLEG from the coding sequence ATGACCATCGACCTGCGAGGCCGCTCCTACCTGAGCGAACCCGACTTCACCGCCGCCGAGATCCATCACCTTCTCGACCTCGCTCACGGCCTCAAGGGGGCCAGGCGTGCCGGCACCGAACAGCCACAGCTGACCGGTAAGCACATCGCCCTGATCTTCGAAAAGACCTCCACCCGCACCCGCTGCGCTTTCGAGGCGGCTGCCGCCGATCAAGGCGCACGCACCACCTACCTGGGTCCCGGCGACACCCACCTCGGCCACAAGGAGTCGGCAGCCGACACCGCCCGTGTCCTCGGCCGCATGTTCGACGCCATCGAGTACCGGGGGTCCGTCCAGTCGATCGTCACCGAACTCGCCGCCCACGCCGGCGTGCCCGTCTACAACGGCCTCACCGACACCGCCCACCCCACCCAGAGCCTGTGCGACATGCTCACGATGCGAGAGTACAGCGCCAAGCCGCTCACGGACGTCAGCTACTGCTACCTGGGCGACGCACGTAACAACATGGGCAACTCCCTGCTGTCGATGGGTGCCCTGCTCGGCATGGACGCGCGCATCGCCGCGCCCCGGACGCTGTGGCCGGACTCCGCGCTGGTCGCCGCATGCCATGACATGGCCGACCGGAGCGGGGCGCGCATCACCCTCACCGATGACGTCGAGACCGCCGTGCGTGGCGCCGACTTCCTGCACACGGATGTCTGGGTCTCCATGGGGGAGCCCGCCGGCACCTGGCGGGAACGGATCGAGCTGCTGCTCCCGTACCAGGTCAACGACAAGACCCTCGCCCTCACCGGCAACCCGGACGTGAAGTTCATGCACTGCCTCCCGTCCCTCCACGACCATCGCACCCGGCTCGGCCAGGAGCTGTTCGAGGCCCACGGCCTGAAGGGCCTCGAGGTCACGGACGAGGTCTTCTCCTCGCCCGCCTCGATCGTGTTCGACCAGGCGGAGAACCGGCTGCACACCATCAAGGCCGTGCTCGTCGCCACCTTGGAGGGCTGA
- a CDS encoding GAF domain-containing sensor histidine kinase, with the protein MSPQLRLDVLLDDLQQQVAQVRAARDRVHTLLDAVLAVGSDLDLDVVLHRIVEAAVTVVDAQYGALGVLGEEDTIKQFVTVGMDEEAIARIGPYPRGEGILGLLIRHPEPLRLANLAEHQASAGFPDGHPPMTSFLGAPVRVRDQIFGNLYLTNKQSGTEFDTDDEAVLRTLAAAAGVAIDNARLYDDAHRRQRWLAASNELTRSLLSGAEPAAVLDSFTATVREMAGADLVTLAVPVGDKGELVVEAASGAQAEEVRGLLLPATALAAKVHTSGETIISEALSADPRAEGGSASVVELGPAFFAPLGIREHVRGVLQVANVPGGTLFTDAVIDMVTGFGNQAALALDVAEHRRDSERMVVLNDRDRIARDLHDLVIQRLFAGALTLQSTLGRVSDQPQVSERIQRVVDDLDDTIKIIRSTVYALREHDHSRRGSGLRAQLVTAAERATASLGCTPALRMTGLLDTAISAKQAEQLLAVLGEALSNAARHAHATTVDVTVEATDASLKLCVADNGRGIDPAISRRSGLANLRKRAEELGGSFGISANQPSGTVVEWVVPLSSTG; encoded by the coding sequence ATGTCTCCGCAGCTGCGGCTGGACGTACTGCTGGACGACCTGCAGCAGCAGGTGGCGCAGGTGCGGGCGGCTCGGGACCGGGTTCACACGCTGCTCGACGCAGTGCTGGCCGTCGGTTCCGACCTCGACCTCGATGTGGTGCTGCACCGCATCGTGGAGGCGGCGGTCACCGTGGTCGACGCCCAGTACGGGGCGCTCGGCGTCCTCGGCGAGGAAGACACGATCAAGCAGTTCGTCACCGTTGGCATGGATGAGGAGGCCATCGCCCGGATAGGGCCCTATCCGCGCGGCGAGGGCATCCTCGGGCTGCTCATCCGGCACCCGGAGCCGCTGCGCCTGGCGAACCTGGCCGAGCATCAGGCGTCGGCCGGCTTCCCGGACGGGCATCCGCCGATGACCAGCTTCCTCGGCGCTCCCGTCCGGGTGCGCGATCAGATCTTCGGCAATCTGTACCTGACGAACAAGCAGAGCGGGACGGAGTTCGACACGGACGACGAGGCGGTGCTGCGCACCCTCGCCGCGGCGGCCGGCGTGGCGATCGACAACGCCCGGCTCTACGACGACGCCCACCGCCGTCAGCGGTGGCTGGCGGCCAGCAACGAACTGACCCGCAGCCTGCTGTCCGGCGCGGAGCCCGCCGCGGTGCTGGACTCCTTCACCGCCACCGTGCGCGAGATGGCCGGCGCGGACCTGGTCACCCTGGCCGTGCCGGTCGGCGACAAGGGCGAGCTCGTCGTCGAGGCCGCCTCAGGAGCGCAGGCCGAAGAGGTCCGTGGGCTGCTGCTGCCCGCCACGGCACTGGCTGCCAAAGTCCATACGTCCGGCGAGACGATCATCAGCGAGGCCCTGAGCGCCGACCCGCGCGCCGAGGGCGGCAGTGCCTCGGTCGTGGAGCTCGGGCCGGCCTTCTTCGCCCCCCTTGGCATCCGCGAGCACGTCCGCGGAGTTCTCCAGGTCGCGAACGTACCCGGCGGCACCCTCTTCACCGACGCCGTCATCGACATGGTCACCGGATTCGGCAACCAGGCCGCGCTGGCCCTGGACGTGGCCGAGCACCGGCGGGACTCCGAGCGCATGGTCGTCCTCAACGACCGCGACAGGATTGCCCGGGACCTGCACGACCTGGTCATCCAGCGGCTGTTCGCCGGCGCGCTGACCCTCCAGTCCACGCTGGGCCGGGTCTCCGACCAGCCGCAGGTGAGCGAACGGATCCAGCGGGTCGTGGACGACCTGGACGACACCATCAAGATCATCCGCTCCACCGTCTACGCCCTTCGCGAGCACGATCACTCCCGTCGCGGCAGCGGGCTGCGCGCCCAGCTGGTGACGGCCGCTGAACGGGCCACCGCATCACTCGGCTGCACCCCCGCGCTGCGCATGACCGGGCTGCTGGACACGGCTATCTCCGCGAAACAGGCCGAGCAGTTGCTGGCCGTGCTCGGCGAGGCGCTGTCCAACGCCGCCCGGCACGCGCACGCCACCACCGTCGACGTCACCGTCGAGGCCACCGACGCCTCCCTGAAGCTGTGCGTGGCCGACAACGGCCGCGGAATCGACCCGGCGATCTCCCGACGCAGCGGTTTGGCCAACCTGCGCAAGCGTGCGGAGGAGTTGGGCGGCAGCTTCGGCATCTCCGCCAACCAGCCGAGCGGCACCGTCGTCGAGTGGGTCGTTCCGCTCTCCTCAACGGGCTGA
- a CDS encoding carbamate kinase has protein sequence MRIVVALGGNALLHRGERPDAAVQQANVDRVATVLADLAHEHELVITHGNGPQIGLLAMESEADPALSTPYPLDLLGAQTEGMIGSLLTRALRAALPGHRIAALVTHTLVRADDPAFERPTKFVGQVYSAPVAEALARKRGWRIARDTTGWRRVVASPAPERMLETDTIHELLNSGILVICAGGGGIPVTADRDTGALTGVEAVIDKDLTAALLAEDLKADFLLILTDVPYVYEGYGTPDQHPLLDATPRDLRHGDFPAGSMGPKAEAAARFVEHTGGLAAIGALDAAYEIVHGRSGTLIRPGLTGG, from the coding sequence ATGCGTATCGTCGTCGCTCTTGGCGGCAACGCCCTGCTGCACCGCGGCGAACGCCCCGACGCCGCCGTCCAGCAGGCCAACGTCGACCGGGTCGCCACCGTCCTGGCCGACCTCGCCCACGAGCACGAGCTGGTCATCACCCACGGCAACGGCCCGCAGATCGGCCTGCTCGCCATGGAGAGCGAGGCCGACCCCGCCCTGAGCACCCCCTACCCGCTGGACCTGCTCGGTGCCCAGACCGAGGGCATGATCGGCTCCCTGCTCACCCGTGCCCTGCGCGCTGCTCTGCCCGGGCACCGGATCGCCGCCCTCGTCACGCACACCCTCGTGCGGGCCGACGATCCGGCCTTCGAACGGCCCACGAAGTTCGTCGGCCAGGTGTACTCCGCGCCGGTGGCCGAGGCACTGGCGCGCAAGCGGGGCTGGCGCATCGCCCGGGACACCACCGGCTGGCGGCGCGTCGTCGCCTCGCCCGCACCCGAACGCATGCTGGAGACCGACACCATCCACGAACTGCTGAACAGCGGAATTCTGGTGATCTGCGCAGGCGGGGGCGGGATCCCCGTCACCGCCGACCGCGATACCGGCGCACTGACCGGCGTGGAGGCCGTCATCGACAAGGACCTCACCGCGGCCCTGCTCGCCGAGGACCTCAAGGCCGACTTCCTGCTCATCCTCACCGACGTCCCCTACGTCTACGAGGGCTACGGCACCCCCGACCAGCACCCGCTGCTCGACGCCACCCCCCGGGACCTGCGGCACGGAGATTTTCCGGCCGGCTCGATGGGCCCCAAGGCCGAGGCAGCTGCCCGGTTCGTCGAGCACACCGGCGGTCTGGCCGCGATCGGCGCCCTGGACGCGGCCTACGAGATCGTCCACGGCAGGTCGGGCACACTCATCCGGCCGGGCCTCACGGGCGGATGA